In Candidatus Nanopelagicales bacterium, a genomic segment contains:
- a CDS encoding nitroreductase/quinone reductase family protein, protein MKYRDVMRWLGNKKWFAWTAARLAPADAAVLRRTGGRFGLMGNYGLPQCLVTTTGRKSGQPRTVTLLYGTRAEEIILIGSNFGQQHHPAWALNLAADPHATVTTDGVENAMVARQITEPAEREAIWELMYSIWPAYHAYRGRAGREIMIFALSPA, encoded by the coding sequence GTGAAGTACCGAGATGTCATGCGCTGGCTCGGCAACAAGAAGTGGTTCGCCTGGACCGCTGCCAGACTCGCGCCAGCCGACGCCGCGGTCCTGAGACGGACGGGCGGGCGCTTCGGATTGATGGGGAACTACGGGCTACCCCAGTGCTTGGTCACAACGACCGGCCGAAAGTCCGGTCAGCCCCGCACGGTGACGCTGCTGTATGGGACGCGGGCTGAGGAAATCATCCTGATCGGCTCGAACTTCGGCCAGCAGCACCACCCGGCCTGGGCTCTGAACCTGGCAGCCGACCCGCACGCGACGGTCACGACAGACGGCGTCGAGAATGCGATGGTCGCCCGGCAGATCACGGAACCCGCCGAGCGTGAAGCGATCTGGGAACTCATGTACTCGATCTGGCCCGCGTACCACGCCTACCGCGGCAGGGCCGGACGCGAGATCATGATCTTCGCCCTCAGTCCCGCATAG
- a CDS encoding M20/M25/M40 family metallo-hydrolase, translating to MLAAEVLKAIDDLKADLACDIQDLITIPSVTGSDAEPEAQAWMADRMRHLGMEVATWRTPLAELAERPGFPGVEIDREFVTGVLGRFGPGEVRSGDVPPDSGGLLLLGHSDVVPAVGWPDAFLPSSRDGWITGRGSVDMKSGLAAAIHVVRAIGVTGVRPPRQILVASVSGEEDGGCGTFDLLSRGVRPASCVIPEPTAGQIVVANGGALGFRITLTGRSAHAARRWEGVSALDSLQKINSALASLEAELCADPDPLMADWPIPYPTSIGIVSGGDWASTVMGSLQAEGRFGVPLGMPVAEARARFEASVRSATSEQGATATVEWVGGQFEPARQDPGADIVRRVAEAHRAVTGATAQITGATYGSDLRQTLAAGIPTVLYGPGDPALSHTSAERVWLDEALDVAKTIAIAALTD from the coding sequence GTGCTGGCCGCAGAAGTGCTGAAGGCTATCGATGACCTGAAGGCCGACCTCGCCTGTGACATCCAGGATCTGATCACGATCCCTTCGGTCACCGGTTCGGACGCGGAGCCCGAGGCGCAGGCCTGGATGGCGGACCGGATGCGTCACCTCGGGATGGAAGTGGCGACTTGGCGCACACCCTTGGCGGAACTCGCCGAGCGCCCGGGATTCCCCGGCGTCGAGATCGACCGTGAGTTCGTGACGGGGGTGCTGGGCAGGTTCGGGCCCGGCGAGGTTCGATCCGGAGACGTACCACCGGACTCCGGCGGCCTGCTGCTGTTGGGTCATTCCGATGTCGTCCCAGCCGTCGGCTGGCCGGACGCGTTCCTGCCTTCGTCACGCGACGGCTGGATCACCGGGCGGGGGTCCGTGGACATGAAGTCTGGACTCGCTGCTGCGATCCATGTGGTCAGAGCTATCGGAGTGACCGGGGTCAGGCCGCCGCGCCAGATCCTCGTCGCTTCCGTCTCGGGGGAAGAGGACGGCGGTTGCGGCACGTTCGATCTGCTGTCACGGGGGGTCCGGCCCGCGAGCTGCGTCATCCCCGAGCCGACGGCAGGCCAAATCGTGGTCGCCAACGGTGGCGCACTCGGCTTCCGGATCACCTTGACCGGACGCAGCGCCCACGCGGCCCGACGATGGGAGGGCGTCAGCGCCCTCGACTCGCTCCAGAAGATCAACTCCGCCCTCGCCTCGCTGGAGGCCGAGCTCTGCGCCGACCCGGATCCGCTCATGGCTGACTGGCCCATCCCCTACCCGACGAGCATCGGCATCGTGTCCGGAGGCGATTGGGCGTCGACGGTGATGGGGTCGCTTCAAGCCGAAGGGCGATTCGGCGTCCCGCTGGGGATGCCTGTGGCCGAGGCGCGTGCCAGGTTCGAAGCCTCGGTCCGGAGCGCCACGAGCGAGCAGGGCGCGACCGCGACTGTCGAATGGGTCGGCGGGCAGTTCGAGCCAGCGCGCCAGGACCCGGGCGCCGACATCGTCCGCCGCGTCGCCGAAGCCCACCGGGCCGTCACGGGAGCGACGGCACAGATCACCGGCGCAACCTACGGATCGGACCTTCGACAGACGTTGGCCGCGGGGATCCCGACGGTTCTGTACGGTCCCGGCGATCCGGCGCTGTCCCACACCAGCGCCGAACGCGTCTGGCTGGACGAAGCGTTGGATGTCGCCAAGACAATCGCTATCGCCGCCCTAACCGACTGA